The genomic region ACCGACCCGTGGAACGGCTACCTGATCGACGAGAACGCCGCCGCCATCCGCGCGGGCCAGCCACCCCGGCACAGCCCGGCGGCGGTGGCCCAGGCGGAGACCGCGCAGACCACCTACCTGACCGAGATCATCACCCGCCACCTGCCCGATGGCCCCGCCGTCCTGGGCGGCGACTTCAACACCCCCGCGGCCAGTGACTGGACCGAGCGGTGGCAGGGCTGCCCGAACCACTTCGGCATGACCTACCCGCTGCGCACCACCGACCTGCTGGTCGAGGCGGGCTTCACCGACACCTTCCGCGCCGCCCACCCGGACGCCTGCGCCGCCGAGGGCCGCACCTGGAGCCCGCAGCCGACCGAGCGGATGATCACTCCACAGCGCATCGACCTGACCTTCGCCAGGGGCGCGACGGTGACCGGCAGCCAGGTGCTGGACACCCGGCTGCCCCGGCACGGGCCGGGGGTCTTCTACTCCGACCACGCGGCGCTGCTGAGCACGGTGCGGGTGCGCTGAGCGCGCTCGGTGAACTCTCGTCTCGCTCAGTGATACCGTCCGCCCTACTTGATTAGTTAATTTAGGTCTGGCCGGGGTGTATCAACTTCGCTGGCCGGGAGAGCGAGTCGCGGTGGCGAGCAGGGGACGGCCGAGCAGGGCCAGCGTCTACCAGCGGCTCGACCATGCCCTCGTTGAGCTGAACACCCGGTTCGGCGGCCTGCCCAGCCCCAAGGAAGCCCAGTCGATCTGGGACGACATCTGGCACCTGGAGGCGCACCACTCCACCGCGCTGGAGGGCAACACGCTGGTGCTGCGTGAGGTGCAGGCGCTGCTGGCGCAGGGCCGCGCGGTCGGCGCCAAGCCGCTCGGGGAGTACAACGAGGTGCGCGGCTACGCCGACGCCGCGCGCTGGGTCTACGGCCAGGCGCTGGAACCCGACGACTGGCACGACGGGCGGTTGCTGACCATCAGCGAGGTCCGCCGGGTGCACCACACCGCGATGACCCCAGTCTGGGACGTGGCCCCGCACCTGGAGGCGACCGACCGGGAAGGGCCGGGCTGCTTCCGCGAACACGACATCCAGCCCTTCGCCGACGGCATGACGCCGCCTGCTTGGCCGCTGGTGCCGGTCCGGATGCAGGAGTGGGTGGACGAGGTCTGCCTGACTGGCGGGCGCCTGCGCGGTGGCGAACCATCTGAGCGGCCGCTGGCGGAGGAACTGGCCCGGCTGCACAACGAGTTCGAGCGGGTGCACCCGTTCCTGGACGGCAACGGTCGCACCGGACGGCTGGTGCTCAACCTCATCCTGGTCCGGCTCGGCTATCCGCCGGTGGTCATCTTCAAGCGCCAGCGGGAGGCCTACCTCACCGCGCTGCAGCGCGCCGACTCCGGCGACTGCGGCGCGTTGGGCGAGCTGATCGCCAGGGCCATGTACGACAACCTCAACCGGTTCATCGTGCCCAACGTGGCCGGGCCCGCCCGGCTGGTGCCGCTGGCCGCGCTGGTGTCCGAGGAATTCACTCTGGCCGCGTTGCGGCAGGCGGCGCGGCGCGGGCGGCTGGACGCGGTGCAGGGACCCGACGGGGTCTGGCGCAGTTCGCGCAAGGCCGTGGCGGCGTATCAGGAAAACAAGCACCAGCACCGCCGTCCGGCGGGTTGACCGTCCACAACAGACAGCCGGGCGGCGCTGGTCAGTCCACAAAGGCCAGTTGACCGGACATCTCCGGGCCGTTCGGCGGCCATGCGGCCTAGTCCCCAGGTCGGACCCCGTGCGGGCGCTACCTCCCCGGCGGGTGCCCAGATCGCCACCGGTAGCGGAGGTGCGCGGGCGGGGTCGGGGTGGACAGTGACGGGGCAGACCTGGCGCGTGCCTGGGAGGGCGGTCGCGGTGTCGCATCCGCCTGTGCCGGACTCCGGCGCCTACTCCGTGGAGCAGTACCGCGCGTTGCCGGCCGGCACCCCGACCTCGCGGTGAACTCCCAGGTCAGCCGGGCGGTGCTGATCGAGTTCGCCCAGCGGGCGGGAGGAGGACACGGGTGGAGGCGGCGAAGCAGGAGGGGCTGGTGCGACGGGTGCGGACGCCGGTTGTGCGGCCGCTGACCACCTCTTCGACCACCCCGCCGTGGCAGCTGGACCCCCGCGACCCACAGAACCGGCAGAACCGGACCCCGTCCGCACCTGACCCCAGCGCGCACACCGGCGGTAGGTTGGGGGGTACTGCCCTGGTCGCGCAGTGGTTCGGAGCGCGCATGTCCACACCACTCGGCTGGCGTCCGCCGCGCCCGCTGCAAAACCTGAGTGCCCGCCAGGCGGACCTGCTGGTCGTCGTCCTCGTGCTGCTCGCAGTGGAACTGCCGCTGGCCTTCGGCATCAGCGGCGCCTCACCGTGGTGGGGCTACCTGGTCGCGGCGCTGACCGCGCTCCCGCTGCTGCTGCGCCGCCAGGCGCCGATGCTGACCATGCTCGCGGTCAGCGTGGCCGACCTGGTCTACATCGGGCTGGACCTGCCGGACGTGTGGAGCATCTACGGCCCGCTGGTCGGCGTCTACACCGTGGCCAGGCACAGCGAACCGCTGATCCGCCGGGTCACCCTGGCGCTGGCGCTGCTCGCGGTGGTGGTGCACAACATGCTCGACCCGATGGAGTTCCAGGAGTTCACCTTCCTGATCACCTGCACGGTCACCGCGTACCTGCTGGGCTGGGCGGTGCGCACCAACGCCGCCTACACCCTCGCGCTGGAGGAGCGCACGCACCGGCTGGAGCAGGAGCAGCAGCTGGAGGCCGAGCGGGCCACCAGCGCCGAACGCGCCCGGATCGCCCGCGACATGCACGACATCCTCTCCCACGCGGTCGCGCTGATCGTGGTGCAGGCCGAGTCGGGGCCGCTGGTGGTGCGCAACGACCCGGCCCGCGCCGAGGCCAGCTTCGACGCCATCGCCACCGCGGGGCGGGACGCGATGGCCCAGCTGCGCAGGCTGCTCGGCATGGTGCCCAGGGATCCGGCCGAGGTGGGCCGGGCCCCGCAGCCGACCATGGACGACGTGCCGCGCATGATCGAGACGGTCCGGGCCACCGGGCTGCGGGTGGAGCACTCCGTGCAGGGCACGCCCAGCCCGCTGCCGCCGGACACCGAGCTGGCGGTCTACCGGCTGATCCAGGAGGCGCTGACCAACACCGTGCGGCACGCCCGCGCCGGCCGGGCCGAGGTGCGGCTGAGCTGGTCACGGGCCGAGCTGGCGGTGCGGGTGCACGACGACGGGATCGGCGCGGACCTCACCGAGCAGCAGGGCCGCGCCGGGCGCGGGCTGGTCGGCATCCGGGAACGGGTTGGCGCCTGTGGCGGGATGGTGCGGATCGGGCCGCGGGATGGCGGCGGGTTCGCAGTGACGGCGGAAATCCCGTTGGCGCACAAGGACTTCCCGGTGAACCGGGTGGAGAGGCGGAGTTGAGCGTGGTGACCGAGCAGACCGTGGAGCCGATCCGCGTGGTGATCGCCGACGACCAGGAGCTGGTGCGCGCCGGGTTCCGGCTGATCCTGGACAGCCAGCCCGACATCGAGGTGGTGGCCGAGGCCGAGGACGGCGCGAACGCGGTGTTCGCCACCCGCATGCTGCGGCCGGAGGTGGTGCTGCTGGACATCCGGATGCCCACCATGGACGGCATCGAGGCGGCCAGGGTGATCTGCGCGGAGACCGACGCCAAGGTCGTCATGCTGACCACCTACGACCTGGACGAGTACCTCTACGACGCGCTGCACGCCGGGGTCAGCGGCTTCCTGCTCAAGGACGTGCGCAGGGACGACCTGGTGCACGCGGTGCGCGTGGTGGTCACCGGCGAGGCGATGCTGGCCCCGTCGATGACCCGCCGCCTGGTGCAGGACGTGGTCAGCCGCGCGCTGCGGCCCACCCCGGACAACCCGGACCCGCGCCTGGACACGCTGACCGCGCGCGAGGCGCAGACCCTGGAGCTGGTGGCCCGCGGGCTGTCCAACGCGGAGATCGCCAAGGCCATGGTGCTCTCCGAGCACACGGTGAAGACGCACGTCAGCAGCCTGCTGACCAAGCTGGACCTGCGGGACCGGGTGCAGGCGGTGGTCTTCGCCTACGAGTACGGCGTGGTGGGCGGCAGCCGGGCCTAGCGCTACCGGGAGGGCAGCAGGCGTTCCCTGATCCGCATCCGCAGCGCCTGCCAGAGCTGTCCCGGCACCGACGGCCGCCGCGCGGTGCACCGGGCCCGCGCGGGCACGTGCTCGCCGCGCAGCTCCCCGGCCACCTCGGCGACCACCCTCGGGTGCCCCAGCGGCACCGGTTCGGCGCCCCGGTCCAGCACCTTCACCCGGACGCCGTGCCCGGTGAGCACCTGCTCGATCGGCACGCTGCGCAGGTTGAGCAGCGCCTGGTCCAGCTGGGTCGCGCCGTGCTGGGCCGCTTCCTCGCCCGAGCACGGTTCCGGGTCGACCAGCAGCACCGAGCGGACCTGCTCGGGATGGTCGGTGGCCAGCAGCATGGCCGGTCCGGCGGCCTGCCCCTCGGCCAGCAGGTCGATGGTGCCGCCGCTGTCGGCCAGGCGCTCCAGCACGTCCCTGGCCCTGGGCATGGCGGCTTCGGCCGCGGGCAGGCGCAGCCAGGCGATGTGCGTGGAGCGGGCGAAGTCCCGCCAGGTCGCGGGCAGCTCCCCGTGCTTGCCCAGGCCTGCTGGATCAAGGACGAAGAGCACGTCGGCGCCTTCGGGTCCGTGTTCCACCAGGTCCGGGCCCGCGGCTCGGGTGACCTGTGGTTTTGGTGCGCTCATGGCCTGCCTTTCCGGGTGACCCCCGCGCGGGGGATACCCACTAGGCGGGCCGGTCACACACCGATGCGATCCGGGCCTGCGCCGCCCGGTAGTGCGGACCCTGTCGGAGTGAGCCGGGCAGTGCGAGCAGCACCAAGCGCAACGAGCGGGCCAGCGCGGTCGCGGTCAACTCGGTGCCGGGCAGGCCGGTGAGGCCGTAGGCGCGGCGGGCCCAGTCCGGCAGCAGCGAGTAGCTCAGCGCGGCCAGCGCGGCCCAGGCCGGACGGGCCGGGGTGAGCAGCCGCACCGGCGTCGGCATCGGCGGGAACAGCAGGAACCGGGCGGTGCGCCGGGCCGCCGCGGTGCTGCGGACCACCGGGCGCAGCCGGGCGAAGTAGTCGGCCAGCGCGTCCACCGAGTCCGGCACCATCGCCTCGGGCACGCCGACCAGCCGGGCCGCGCGGACCTGTTCGGCCAGGTAGGCGTCGGCCTGCGCCGGGGTGAGCCGCAGGCCGCTGCGCCGGGCGGTGTCCAGGAAGGAGTCCACCTCGCAGTTGTGCACCCACAGCAGCAGCTCAGGATCGGTGACCCGGTAGGGCTGCCCGGTCTCCGGCTCCACGCCGGTGAGCCCCCGGTGCGCCCGCCG from Crossiella sp. CA-258035 harbors:
- a CDS encoding endonuclease/exonuclease/phosphatase family protein, yielding MRWSRLVMSVLALTIGLTGPAEAAPADVRVLTWNIWRGGLGAGADNLPRLLDQVVATRPDVLLAVETYGSGEKIRQALTDRAGKGRYSGTQITPSSTGGDNLWIFTRYPVTRTYPAPAGGKVSAFNFGGVQVRLPGGRHLNLFDTWLPYTDPWNGYLIDENAAAIRAGQPPRHSPAAVAQAETAQTTYLTEIITRHLPDGPAVLGGDFNTPAASDWTERWQGCPNHFGMTYPLRTTDLLVEAGFTDTFRAAHPDACAAEGRTWSPQPTERMITPQRIDLTFARGATVTGSQVLDTRLPRHGPGVFYSDHAALLSTVRVR
- a CDS encoding Fic family protein, with product MASRGRPSRASVYQRLDHALVELNTRFGGLPSPKEAQSIWDDIWHLEAHHSTALEGNTLVLREVQALLAQGRAVGAKPLGEYNEVRGYADAARWVYGQALEPDDWHDGRLLTISEVRRVHHTAMTPVWDVAPHLEATDREGPGCFREHDIQPFADGMTPPAWPLVPVRMQEWVDEVCLTGGRLRGGEPSERPLAEELARLHNEFERVHPFLDGNGRTGRLVLNLILVRLGYPPVVIFKRQREAYLTALQRADSGDCGALGELIARAMYDNLNRFIVPNVAGPARLVPLAALVSEEFTLAALRQAARRGRLDAVQGPDGVWRSSRKAVAAYQENKHQHRRPAG
- a CDS encoding sensor histidine kinase, with protein sequence MSTPLGWRPPRPLQNLSARQADLLVVVLVLLAVELPLAFGISGASPWWGYLVAALTALPLLLRRQAPMLTMLAVSVADLVYIGLDLPDVWSIYGPLVGVYTVARHSEPLIRRVTLALALLAVVVHNMLDPMEFQEFTFLITCTVTAYLLGWAVRTNAAYTLALEERTHRLEQEQQLEAERATSAERARIARDMHDILSHAVALIVVQAESGPLVVRNDPARAEASFDAIATAGRDAMAQLRRLLGMVPRDPAEVGRAPQPTMDDVPRMIETVRATGLRVEHSVQGTPSPLPPDTELAVYRLIQEALTNTVRHARAGRAEVRLSWSRAELAVRVHDDGIGADLTEQQGRAGRGLVGIRERVGACGGMVRIGPRDGGGFAVTAEIPLAHKDFPVNRVERRS
- a CDS encoding response regulator transcription factor; this translates as MSVVTEQTVEPIRVVIADDQELVRAGFRLILDSQPDIEVVAEAEDGANAVFATRMLRPEVVLLDIRMPTMDGIEAARVICAETDAKVVMLTTYDLDEYLYDALHAGVSGFLLKDVRRDDLVHAVRVVVTGEAMLAPSMTRRLVQDVVSRALRPTPDNPDPRLDTLTAREAQTLELVARGLSNAEIAKAMVLSEHTVKTHVSSLLTKLDLRDRVQAVVFAYEYGVVGGSRA
- a CDS encoding oxygenase MpaB family protein, with translation MGAEETGLFGPDSVTWRVHSDPVLFLGGLRALFLQALHPLAMAGVAQHSKFESDPWGRLLRTAEYVGTVTYGSLSQAKQAGAVVRRAHRGLTGVEPETGQPYRVTDPELLLWVHNCEVDSFLDTARRSGLRLTPAQADAYLAEQVRAARLVGVPEAMVPDSVDALADYFARLRPVVRSTAAARRTARFLLFPPMPTPVRLLTPARPAWAALAALSYSLLPDWARRAYGLTGLPGTELTATALARSLRLVLLALPGSLRQGPHYRAAQARIASVCDRPA